Proteins from a genomic interval of Zingiber officinale cultivar Zhangliang chromosome 2A, Zo_v1.1, whole genome shotgun sequence:
- the LOC122039931 gene encoding uncharacterized protein LOC122039931 isoform X1, translating to MHALVLKHAHALHTPSLLLLVLLLRHLIMFPCSSAVELLCRLIRCLDAVAAAAAEPEASPALQIRLKEMKCKLERLQLKLIKEMFCKEDTAMQQLRHLASCLDELVAAACKDRQGISTLQSLDKVEAAVCRALDTMADKDLYTLCGKGNERTEGPWGPRLGFDWDIGSFGNIKTINVSADDRINSIRIEYRINSKEYKTPRIGGEGGTLHQIEIGENEHITSIRGIFDTISLTKLDIVTNKNSYSFGKGCGGSVFPPAQLECNYRVAGFFGRAAAHVNAIGVYLAKAPDCQQADDSPSKKHCPYLCQCGTLMSSCHVCA from the exons ATGCACGCACTAGTATTAAAGCACGCCCATGCACTTCACACCCCATCACTGCTTCTCCTCGTCCTTCTTCTTCGGCATCTCATCATGTTTCCCTGCAGCAGCGCCGTCGAGCTCCTCTGCCGCCTGATCAGGTGCTTGGACGCCgtcgcggcggcggcggccgagCCGGAGGCCTCGCCGGCGCTGCAGATCAGGCTCAAGGAGATGAAGTGCAAGCTGGAGCGCCTGCAGCTCAAGCTCATCAAAGAGATGTTCTGCAAGGAAGACACCGCCATGCAGCAACTCCGCCACCTCGCCTCCTGCCTCGACGAGCTGGTGGCCGCCGCCTGCAAGGACCGCCAAGGAATTTCGACGCTCCAATCGCTCGACAAAGTCGAAGCCGCCGTCTGCAGAGCGCTCGACACGATGGCCGACAAAGATCTATATACATTG TGCGGAAAGGGAAATGAAAGGACTGAAGGACCCTGGGGACCTCGTTTAGGTTTCGACTGGGACATTGGATCGTTTGGCAACATCAAAACCATCAACGTGAGCGCGGACGATCGGATCAACTCCATCCGGATAGAATACAGAATCAACTCGAAAGAATACAAGACGCCCAGAATCGGAGGCGAAGGCGGCACTCTCCATCAG ATTGAGATCGGGGAGAACGAGCACATCACTTCGATTCGAGGAATTTTCGACACAATCAGTTTAACCAAACTAGACATCGTCACCAACAAGAATTCCTATTCGTTCGGAAAAGGGTGCGGCGGATCCGTTTTCCCACCTGCTCAACTCGAATGCAATTACAGAGTCGCTGGGTTCTTCGGAAGAGCAGCGGCGCACGTTAACGCAATTGGCGTCTACCTAGCGAAAGCTCCGGATTGCCAGCAGGCTGATGACAGCCCCAGCAAGAAGCATTGTCCGTATCTGTGCCAATGCGGGACGTTGATGTCTTCGTGCCATGTCTGCGCATGA
- the LOC122039931 gene encoding protein GOS9-like isoform X2, protein MKCKLERLQLKLIKEMFCKEDTAMQQLRHLASCLDELVAAACKDRQGISTLQSLDKVEAAVCRALDTMADKDLYTLCGKGNERTEGPWGPRLGFDWDIGSFGNIKTINVSADDRINSIRIEYRINSKEYKTPRIGGEGGTLHQIEIGENEHITSIRGIFDTISLTKLDIVTNKNSYSFGKGCGGSVFPPAQLECNYRVAGFFGRAAAHVNAIGVYLAKAPDCQQADDSPSKKHCPYLCQCGTLMSSCHVCA, encoded by the exons ATGAAGTGCAAGCTGGAGCGCCTGCAGCTCAAGCTCATCAAAGAGATGTTCTGCAAGGAAGACACCGCCATGCAGCAACTCCGCCACCTCGCCTCCTGCCTCGACGAGCTGGTGGCCGCCGCCTGCAAGGACCGCCAAGGAATTTCGACGCTCCAATCGCTCGACAAAGTCGAAGCCGCCGTCTGCAGAGCGCTCGACACGATGGCCGACAAAGATCTATATACATTG TGCGGAAAGGGAAATGAAAGGACTGAAGGACCCTGGGGACCTCGTTTAGGTTTCGACTGGGACATTGGATCGTTTGGCAACATCAAAACCATCAACGTGAGCGCGGACGATCGGATCAACTCCATCCGGATAGAATACAGAATCAACTCGAAAGAATACAAGACGCCCAGAATCGGAGGCGAAGGCGGCACTCTCCATCAG ATTGAGATCGGGGAGAACGAGCACATCACTTCGATTCGAGGAATTTTCGACACAATCAGTTTAACCAAACTAGACATCGTCACCAACAAGAATTCCTATTCGTTCGGAAAAGGGTGCGGCGGATCCGTTTTCCCACCTGCTCAACTCGAATGCAATTACAGAGTCGCTGGGTTCTTCGGAAGAGCAGCGGCGCACGTTAACGCAATTGGCGTCTACCTAGCGAAAGCTCCGGATTGCCAGCAGGCTGATGACAGCCCCAGCAAGAAGCATTGTCCGTATCTGTGCCAATGCGGGACGTTGATGTCTTCGTGCCATGTCTGCGCATGA
- the LOC122042052 gene encoding auxin-responsive protein IAA30-like, with amino-acid sequence MASGLRLEETELRLGLPGGGGGCGGEAEVSVKSSGKRGFLETIDLKLKLHTPVEGKELESTEKENKATDAHEKPPAPKAQVVGWPPVRSFRKNILNVQQHSESKNKEEQSDKTAVASVAAFVKVSMDGAPYLRKVDLKTYKSYQDLSMALQKMFSSFTTSGNYGTEQGISVRDFMNDGKVTELVINGSEFVPTFEDKDGDWMLVGDVPWEMFVDSCKRLRIMKGSEAVGLAPRAMEKRNRS; translated from the exons ATGGCTAGCGGGTTGCGATTGGAGGAGACGGAGCTCCGCCTGGGGTTGCCGGGCGGCGGTGGCGGCtgtggaggagaagcagaagtgTCGGTTAAGAGTTCTGGGAAGAGAGGCTTCCTGGAGACAATTGATCTGAAGCTGAAGCTGCATACTCCGGTGGAGGGCAAGGAATTAGAGTCCACTGAGAAAGAAAACAAGGCCACTGATGCTCATGAGAAGCCACCTGCTCCCAA AGCACAAGTGGTGGGCTGGCCTCCAGTTCGATCCTTCCGGAAGAACATTCTTAACGTGCAGCAACATTCTGAGAGCAAGAACAAGGAAGAACAAAGCGACAAAACTGCAGTTGCTTCCGTCGCTGCCTTCGTGAAGGTGAGCATGGACGGCGCTCCTTACCTTCGCAAGGTCGACCTCAAGACCTACAAGAGCTACCAGGACCTCTCCATGGCCTTGCAGAAGATGTTCTCCTCCTTCACCACTTCCG GAAATTATGGGACTGAGCAAGGAATAAGCGTGAGGGATTTCATGAACGACGGCAAGGTAACTGAGCTGGTGATCAATGGATCTGAGTTTGTGCCAACCTTTGAAGACAAGGATGGGGATTGGATGCTCGTAGGCGACGTTCCTTGGGA GATGTTTGTTGACTCCTGCAAACGCTTGAGGATAATGAAGGGATCAGAGGCCGTCGGACTTG CACCGAGGGCCATGGAGAAACGCAACAGAAGCTGA
- the LOC122042053 gene encoding protein SEEDLING PLASTID DEVELOPMENT 1-like, with translation MLKALAPANALHGLRTPRYSGLIVCSSSASRRSPGRRRAVAPSVRRPAADRCSLWSHRDSSTMRPRPDEGASPSAPAVHDGLELFLELVSPRMRRDLERHEEIRELIEVVMDLGRKPIARFPSGDWIMSEHPVGVEDLRQAISKVGGFSDDNRSGIDRSLHRISAIRNRKMQIIGLTCRVGRAIAGSAEMIRDLVEDGGSILVIGPPGVGKTTLIREIARVLADEKMKRVVIVDTSNEIGGDGDVPHSGIGLARRMQVPNVSMQHNVMIEAVENHMPEVIIIDEIGTELEAMAASTIAQRGVQLVGTAHGVTIESIIKNPCLQTLVGGIESVTLGDEEARKRKVQKTILERKGPPTFTCAVEMISKTECRVHHKLEATVDAILAGKTPPFETRKIDPKGELSNSSPAPQEFHEEEPFVSSKKDVDDGNDNAGYNKKARSNSYTPRRSPVRVYTFKTLEADLLQVATVMGYEDDIHVTEDIGTANAILASSSEMKQNPWIRSVAKFHHLPVFVIKKSTMAQMVKAVKMILGVNGFGSRLNAPSIFIDKDIEVEDDAPKRKPTLEEIDALEEVRMAIEYIVIPGGEPVELLPRCSEIITRQLELVESYQLAAKRSGTELNSRLQILPTKVNKNSSSAKSPGVHLSEQAQEMDLNSLHGWNSGSSVPRLPLLPDN, from the exons ATGCTGAAGGCTTTGGCTCCAGCGAACGCCCTCCACGGGCTCCGGACGCCGCGATACTCCGGCCTTATTGTCTGCTCGTCCTCCGCCTCCCGCCGCTCCCCCGGCCGGCGCCGGGCCGTCGCCCCCTCCGTCCGCCGTCCCGCCGCCGATCGCTGCTCCCTATGGAGCCACCGCGATTCGTCCACGATGAGGCCGCGACCCGATGAGGGCGCTTCCCCCTCCGCTCCTGCGGTTCACGACGGGCTGGAGTTGTTCCTGGAGCTGGTCTCGCCTAGGATGAGGCGAGATCTCGAGCGACACGAGGAGATCCGGGAGCTCATCGAGGTGGTCATGGATTTGGGGAGGAAGCCCATCGCGCGATTCCCGTCCGGCGATTGGATCATGTCTGAACACCCCGTTGGCGTCGAAGACCTTCGCCAAGCAATTTCTAAG GTGGGTGGCTTTTCGGATGACAACCGATCCGGTATCGACCGCTCCTTGCACCGCATTAGCGCCATTAGGAACCGGAAGATGCAAATCATCGGCCTCACCTGTAGAGTTGGCCGGGCTATCGCCGGGAGCGCAGAGATGATCCGTGATTTAGTTGAAGATGGAGGTTCTATCTTAGTGATTGGCCCTCCTGGAGTTGGGAAGACTACGTTGATCAG AGAAATAGCTAGAGTTTTGGCAGATGAAAAGATGAAACGAGTGGTCATAGTAGACACATCCAATGAAATTGGAGGTGATGGAGATGTACCTCATTCAGGAATTGGTCTCGCAAGGAGAATGCAAGTTCCAAACGTTAGCATGCAACACAAT GTCATGATTGAAGCAGTTGAGAATCATATGCCCGAGGTCATTATAATTGATGAAATTGGAACAGAACTTGAAGCTATGGCAGCAAGTACTATAGCTCAAAGAGGAGTTCAGCTTGTTGGAACAGCTCACGGGGTAACAATTGAGAGCATAATTAAAAATCCTTGCCTACAGACACTTGTTGGTGGGATAGAG AGTGTGACACTTGGTGATGAAGAAGCTAGAAAAAGGAAAGTGCAAAAGACAATACTTGAAAGAAAAGGACCACCTACATTTACCTGTGCTGTTGAGATGATATCAAAAACTGAGTGCCGAGTTCATCACAAACTAGAAGCTACAGTAGACGCCATTCTAGcag GGAAAACTCCTCCCTTTGAAACACGTAAGATTGATCCAAAAGGCGAATTGAGCAACTCTTCTCCGGCTCCACAggagtttcatgaagaggaaccATTTGTTAGTTCTAAAAAGGATGTTGATGATGGAAATGACAATGCTGgatataacaagaaagcaagaagcAATTCATATACACCAAGGAGATCGCCAGTTCGTGTTTATACTTTTAAG ACTTTGGAAGCTGACCTGCTGCAAGTAGCAACTGTGATGGGCTATGAGGATGATATTCATGTGACTGAAGACATTGGAACAGCAAATGCAATTTTAGCATCAAGTTCCGAAATGAAGCAAAATCCTTGGATTCGCAGTGTCGCAAAGTTCCACCACCTGCCTGTATTTGTAATCAAG AAGAGTACAATGGCACAAATGGTGAAGGCAGTTAAGATGATCCTAGGGGTCAATGGGTTTGGATCCAGACTAAATGCACCGTCAATCTTTATCGACAAAGACATAGAAGTGGAAGATGATGCACCTAAAAGAAAACCTACATTGGAGGAAATTGATGCTCTGGAG GAGGTTCGAATGGCTATCGAGTACATTGTAATTCCTGGCGGAGAACCTGTAGAGCTCCTCCCAAGATGTTCCGAGATAATTACTCGTCAACTTGAGCTCGTCGAAAGCTACCAATTGGCCGCAAAGAGATCAGGAACAGAGCTGAACTCCAGGCTGCAGATTCTTCCCACGAAGGTCAATAAGAACAGCTCATCCGCGAAGAGCCCTGGAGTGCATTTAAGCGAGCAAGCACAAGAGATGGATCTTAATTCTCTACACGGATGGAATTCGGGTTCTAGTGTACCTCGTCTTCCACTTTTGCCTGATAATTAG
- the LOC122042055 gene encoding glucan endo-1,3-beta-glucosidase 4-like isoform X1 gives MLLAEWKSDILLILLLCSSGSDLAGSYVGINIGTQTSNLPPAADIVSILRTQQIKHVRLFDADHRMLHALANTGIEVVVGVPNDQVLQIGNSQSQAADWINKNVAPFVPATRIAYIAVGDEILTTFSNANATQVLVPAMQFLHSALLAANLNFQVKISSPQSMDMIPKHFPPSTATFNSSWNSVMEQLLRFLKTTGASFMLNAQPYYGYTEGEGVFPLEYALFQPLKQSSQMVDPDTDLHYLNMFDAMVDAAYYSMQSLNFSGISVMVTSSGWPSLGGATEPDANMDNALAYNSMLIGRALNGSGTPSRSNSSVSIYLHELFSEDLLPGPVSAKNWGVFASNGTALYPLNFGHLVKSSSNSTGLVGIFCVANSRANSDDLKKGLDWACGPGSANCTAIQPGQPCYQANNLEALASYAYNDYYHRTQANGGTCIFGNTAMVTTTDPSHGSCIFAGRSGSSSSSNTSGGSTTSSAFGPGDALSQASKLQLVCLNKNLLYQHQARRNKQMAI, from the exons ATGCTGTTAGCAGAATGGAAGAGCGATATACTGTTAATTCTACTTCTTTGCTCCAGTGGTTCAG ATCTTGCAGGTTCATATGTTGGAATCAACATTGGAACTCAGACGTCCAACTTGCCACCGGCAGCTGACATTGTCTCCATCTTGAGAACTCAGCAGATAAAGCATGTACGTCTGTTTGATGCTGATCACCGGATGCTCCATGCCTTAGCGAACACCGGAATAGAAGTCGTAGTCGGCGTTCCTAACGACCAGGTGCTGCAGATAGGAAATTCTCAATCACAAGCAGCTGATTGGATCAACAAAAATGTTGCTCCTTTTGTCCCGGCAACTAGAATCGCTTACATTGCTGTCGGCGATGAGATCTTGACGACGTTTTCAAATGCCAATGCCACACAAGTACTCGTCCCCGCAATGCAGTTCCTCCATTCTGCACTTTTGGCCGCGAATCTTAACTTTCAGGTTAAGATCTCCAGCCCTCAGTCCATGGACATGATCCCCAAACACTTTCCCCCATCAACAGCTACTTTCAATTCATCATGGAACTCTGTGATGGAGCAGTTGCTTCGGTTCTTAAAGACCACCGGAGCTTCCTTCATGCTAAATGCGCAGCCGTATTACGGTTATACTGAAGGAGAAGGTGTTTTCCCCTTGGAGTATGCTCTTTTCCAGCCACTGAAACAAAGCAGTCAGATGGTCGACCCTGATACAGATCTCCACTATCTGAACATGTTCGATGCGATGGTCGATGCTGCTTATTACTCGATGCAATCCCTCAACTTCTCTGGCATTTCTGTGATGGTTACATCGTCTGGGTGGCCGTCTCTTGGAGGAGCCACTGAGCCAGATGCTAACATGGACAATGCTTTGGCTTACAACAGCATGCTTATTGGGCGTGCGCTCAATGGATCGGGCACACCAAGTCGATCAAACTCATCTGTTAGCATATACTTGCATGAATTGTTCAGTGAGGACCTCCTACCGGGGCCTGTTTCTGCAAAAAACTGGGGGGTTTTTGCCTCCAATGGGACTGCACTTTACCCTTTGAACTTTGGGCATCTAGTGAAGTCTAGTTCAAATTCAACAGGTTTGGTGGGAATTTTTTGTGTGGCTAATTCTCGTGCCAATTCCGATGATCTGAAGAAAGGATTGGATTGGGCGTGCGGACCGGGTTCGGCAAACTGCACTGCTATTCAACCGGGACAACCATGTTACCAAGCCAACAATCTTGAAGCCCTTGCTTCCTATGCCTACAATGATTACTACCATAGAACTCAGGCAAATGGTGGTACCTGTATCTTTGGTAACACAGCCATGGTCACCACTACTGATCCCA GCCATGGCTCATGTATCTTTGCTGGAAG GTCAGGCTCAAGCTCCAGCTCCAACACATCCGGTGGTTCAACGACCAGTTCAGCCTTCGGACCTGGCGATGCCTTGAGTCAGGCTTCAAAATTGCAG
- the LOC122042055 gene encoding glucan endo-1,3-beta-glucosidase 4-like isoform X2, translating to MLLAEWKSDILLILLLCSSGSGSYVGINIGTQTSNLPPAADIVSILRTQQIKHVRLFDADHRMLHALANTGIEVVVGVPNDQVLQIGNSQSQAADWINKNVAPFVPATRIAYIAVGDEILTTFSNANATQVLVPAMQFLHSALLAANLNFQVKISSPQSMDMIPKHFPPSTATFNSSWNSVMEQLLRFLKTTGASFMLNAQPYYGYTEGEGVFPLEYALFQPLKQSSQMVDPDTDLHYLNMFDAMVDAAYYSMQSLNFSGISVMVTSSGWPSLGGATEPDANMDNALAYNSMLIGRALNGSGTPSRSNSSVSIYLHELFSEDLLPGPVSAKNWGVFASNGTALYPLNFGHLVKSSSNSTGLVGIFCVANSRANSDDLKKGLDWACGPGSANCTAIQPGQPCYQANNLEALASYAYNDYYHRTQANGGTCIFGNTAMVTTTDPSHGSCIFAGRSGSSSSSNTSGGSTTSSAFGPGDALSQASKLQLVCLNKNLLYQHQARRNKQMAI from the exons ATGCTGTTAGCAGAATGGAAGAGCGATATACTGTTAATTCTACTTCTTTGCTCCAGTGGTTCAG GTTCATATGTTGGAATCAACATTGGAACTCAGACGTCCAACTTGCCACCGGCAGCTGACATTGTCTCCATCTTGAGAACTCAGCAGATAAAGCATGTACGTCTGTTTGATGCTGATCACCGGATGCTCCATGCCTTAGCGAACACCGGAATAGAAGTCGTAGTCGGCGTTCCTAACGACCAGGTGCTGCAGATAGGAAATTCTCAATCACAAGCAGCTGATTGGATCAACAAAAATGTTGCTCCTTTTGTCCCGGCAACTAGAATCGCTTACATTGCTGTCGGCGATGAGATCTTGACGACGTTTTCAAATGCCAATGCCACACAAGTACTCGTCCCCGCAATGCAGTTCCTCCATTCTGCACTTTTGGCCGCGAATCTTAACTTTCAGGTTAAGATCTCCAGCCCTCAGTCCATGGACATGATCCCCAAACACTTTCCCCCATCAACAGCTACTTTCAATTCATCATGGAACTCTGTGATGGAGCAGTTGCTTCGGTTCTTAAAGACCACCGGAGCTTCCTTCATGCTAAATGCGCAGCCGTATTACGGTTATACTGAAGGAGAAGGTGTTTTCCCCTTGGAGTATGCTCTTTTCCAGCCACTGAAACAAAGCAGTCAGATGGTCGACCCTGATACAGATCTCCACTATCTGAACATGTTCGATGCGATGGTCGATGCTGCTTATTACTCGATGCAATCCCTCAACTTCTCTGGCATTTCTGTGATGGTTACATCGTCTGGGTGGCCGTCTCTTGGAGGAGCCACTGAGCCAGATGCTAACATGGACAATGCTTTGGCTTACAACAGCATGCTTATTGGGCGTGCGCTCAATGGATCGGGCACACCAAGTCGATCAAACTCATCTGTTAGCATATACTTGCATGAATTGTTCAGTGAGGACCTCCTACCGGGGCCTGTTTCTGCAAAAAACTGGGGGGTTTTTGCCTCCAATGGGACTGCACTTTACCCTTTGAACTTTGGGCATCTAGTGAAGTCTAGTTCAAATTCAACAGGTTTGGTGGGAATTTTTTGTGTGGCTAATTCTCGTGCCAATTCCGATGATCTGAAGAAAGGATTGGATTGGGCGTGCGGACCGGGTTCGGCAAACTGCACTGCTATTCAACCGGGACAACCATGTTACCAAGCCAACAATCTTGAAGCCCTTGCTTCCTATGCCTACAATGATTACTACCATAGAACTCAGGCAAATGGTGGTACCTGTATCTTTGGTAACACAGCCATGGTCACCACTACTGATCCCA GCCATGGCTCATGTATCTTTGCTGGAAG GTCAGGCTCAAGCTCCAGCTCCAACACATCCGGTGGTTCAACGACCAGTTCAGCCTTCGGACCTGGCGATGCCTTGAGTCAGGCTTCAAAATTGCAG